Proteins co-encoded in one Scatophagus argus isolate fScaArg1 chromosome 11, fScaArg1.pri, whole genome shotgun sequence genomic window:
- the nfe2l2a gene encoding nuclear factor erythroid 2-related factor 2a isoform X1 — translation MTMEMEVMHSGQQDMNLIDILWKQDIDLGARREVFDHNYRQKEHELQRQLELQEQKKLHLLREQEKALLAQLQLDEETGEYIPRPPSSAPLQSAVTPLEVTQNVSFTEESGDAMSFDECLQLLAETFPVEETEDTPVCLDTTAVVPMMSPEQPSLLSATLSPDPLSSPPPQRMSLDLEQAWMELLSLPELQNCLNMQMEDTLETTTYPLPSSPKIQNPNYTFYPMNNLTEGETNNVNVCPAEFINRFDGSVPSMAPSASPSQMEAKVPQLNTDFIAERFCDIFYPNPVLEDNTGQHGLEGNESDTMSDIPNNPPFTPMDLYSLSPGDEFDGGKHSLTAEMPDSDSGISSNTSPNACSPAKSVYGNGSFHYSDSDMEEMDHNPGSTESEYSDMFPINLQLDDLLPADSLSTLTGQPQDRQEKKPKQHKTDPAEESGHNNVPFTKDKHKRRSDVRLSRDEQRAKALKIPFTVDMIINLPVDDFNELMTKHRLNEAQLALVRDIRRRGKNKVAAQNCRKRKMDNIVGLEGELDSLKQERDHLLSEKSQNTTNLREMKQQLNSLYLEVFSMLRDEKGNSYSPSDYSLQQSTNGSIFLVPRIKKTLTKRKDNNLPSA, via the exons GACATGAACCTGATCGACATTCTGTGGAAGCAGGACATTGATCTCGGCGCTAGGCGCGAGGTGTTTGACCACAACTACCGCCAGAAAGAACATGAGCTGCAAAGGCAGCTGGAGCTCcaagaacagaagaagctgCATTTGCTCCGGGAACAGGAGAAGGCCCTGCTGGCACAGCTACAGCTCGATGAAGAAACAGGAGAGTACATACCCCGCCCACCATCCAGTGCCCCACTGCAGTCAGCCGTCACACCTCTTGAGGTTACACAG AATGTCAGCTTCACAGAAGAGAGTGGTGATGCCATGTCATTTGATGAATGTTTGCAGCTACTGGCAGAGACATTTCCTGTAGAGGAAACTGAG gACACCCCCGTTTGCCTGGACACAACTGCTGTTGTACCCATGATGTCCCCAGAGCAGCCATCTCTGTTGTCAGCCACCCTCTCTCCAGATCCACTGTCATCACCACCGCCACAGAGGATGTCCCTAGATTTGGAGCAGGCCTGGATGGAGCTTTTGTCCCTCCCTGAACTGCAG AACTGCTTGAACATGCAAATGGAGGACACGCTGGAGACCACAACATATCCTCTTCCAAGCAGCCCCAAAATCCAGAATCCAAACTACACTTTTTACCCCATGAACAACCTCACAGAGGGGGAGACAaacaatgtaaatgtttgtCCTGCAGAGTTTATAAATAGATTTGATGGCTCCGTTCCCAGCATGGCACCATCAGCCAGTCCCAGCCAGATGGAGGCGAAAGTTCCTCAATTAAATACTGACTTCATTGCAGAACGTTTCTGTGATATATTTTACCCCAACCCCGTTCTGGAAGACAACACTGGTCAACATGGCCTtgaaggaaatgaaagtgaCACCATGTCTGATATCCCAAACAACCCTCCCTTCACACCAATGGACCTTTACAGCCTCTCACCTGGAGATGAATTTGACGGAGGCAAACacagtctgacagcagaaaTGCCAGACTCAGATTCAGGAATCTCTTCAAACACAAGTCCAAATGCTTGTTCACCTGCCAAGTCCGTATACGGTAATGGGTCCTTTCATTACAGTGATTCAGACATGGAGGAGATGGACCATAACCCTGGAAGTACAGAATCTGAGTACTCAGATATGTTCCCAATAAATCTCCAACTTGATGACCTTCTGCCAGCGGATTCTCTATCTACCCTAACAGGGCAGCCCCAAGATCGGCAGGAAAAGAAACCcaaacaacacaagacagaCCCAGCAGAGGAGAGTGGCCACAACAACGTTCCCTTCACCAAAGACAAGCATAAGAGGCGCTCAGACGTGCGTCTCTCCAGAGACGAGCAGAGGGCTAAGGCCCTCAAAATCCCCTTCACCGTAGACATGATTATCAATCTTCCTGTCGATGATTTCAATGAGCTGATGACAAAGCACCGACTGAATGAGGCCCAGCTGGCCCTGGTCCGAGACATACGCCGCCGCGGCAAAAACAAAGTAGCTGCCCAGAACTGCCGTAAACGGAAGATGGACAACATAGTGGGTCTGGAGGGCGAGCTGGACTCACTGAAGCAGGAAAGGGATCATCTACTGAGTGAGAAGAGCCAGAACACCACAAACCTGAGGGAAATGAAGCAGCAACTCAACAGCTTGTACCTGGAGGTCTTCAGCATGTTAAGAGACGAGAAGGGTAACTCCTACTCCCCATCCGACTACTCCCTTCAGCAGTCAACTAACGGCAGCATCTTCCTCGTTCCCCGCATTAAAAAGACTTTGACCAAGAGAAAAGACAATAATTTGCCTTCTGCATAA
- the nfe2l2a gene encoding nuclear factor erythroid 2-related factor 2a isoform X2 produces MNLIDILWKQDIDLGARREVFDHNYRQKEHELQRQLELQEQKKLHLLREQEKALLAQLQLDEETGEYIPRPPSSAPLQSAVTPLEVTQNVSFTEESGDAMSFDECLQLLAETFPVEETEDTPVCLDTTAVVPMMSPEQPSLLSATLSPDPLSSPPPQRMSLDLEQAWMELLSLPELQNCLNMQMEDTLETTTYPLPSSPKIQNPNYTFYPMNNLTEGETNNVNVCPAEFINRFDGSVPSMAPSASPSQMEAKVPQLNTDFIAERFCDIFYPNPVLEDNTGQHGLEGNESDTMSDIPNNPPFTPMDLYSLSPGDEFDGGKHSLTAEMPDSDSGISSNTSPNACSPAKSVYGNGSFHYSDSDMEEMDHNPGSTESEYSDMFPINLQLDDLLPADSLSTLTGQPQDRQEKKPKQHKTDPAEESGHNNVPFTKDKHKRRSDVRLSRDEQRAKALKIPFTVDMIINLPVDDFNELMTKHRLNEAQLALVRDIRRRGKNKVAAQNCRKRKMDNIVGLEGELDSLKQERDHLLSEKSQNTTNLREMKQQLNSLYLEVFSMLRDEKGNSYSPSDYSLQQSTNGSIFLVPRIKKTLTKRKDNNLPSA; encoded by the exons ATGAACCTGATCGACATTCTGTGGAAGCAGGACATTGATCTCGGCGCTAGGCGCGAGGTGTTTGACCACAACTACCGCCAGAAAGAACATGAGCTGCAAAGGCAGCTGGAGCTCcaagaacagaagaagctgCATTTGCTCCGGGAACAGGAGAAGGCCCTGCTGGCACAGCTACAGCTCGATGAAGAAACAGGAGAGTACATACCCCGCCCACCATCCAGTGCCCCACTGCAGTCAGCCGTCACACCTCTTGAGGTTACACAG AATGTCAGCTTCACAGAAGAGAGTGGTGATGCCATGTCATTTGATGAATGTTTGCAGCTACTGGCAGAGACATTTCCTGTAGAGGAAACTGAG gACACCCCCGTTTGCCTGGACACAACTGCTGTTGTACCCATGATGTCCCCAGAGCAGCCATCTCTGTTGTCAGCCACCCTCTCTCCAGATCCACTGTCATCACCACCGCCACAGAGGATGTCCCTAGATTTGGAGCAGGCCTGGATGGAGCTTTTGTCCCTCCCTGAACTGCAG AACTGCTTGAACATGCAAATGGAGGACACGCTGGAGACCACAACATATCCTCTTCCAAGCAGCCCCAAAATCCAGAATCCAAACTACACTTTTTACCCCATGAACAACCTCACAGAGGGGGAGACAaacaatgtaaatgtttgtCCTGCAGAGTTTATAAATAGATTTGATGGCTCCGTTCCCAGCATGGCACCATCAGCCAGTCCCAGCCAGATGGAGGCGAAAGTTCCTCAATTAAATACTGACTTCATTGCAGAACGTTTCTGTGATATATTTTACCCCAACCCCGTTCTGGAAGACAACACTGGTCAACATGGCCTtgaaggaaatgaaagtgaCACCATGTCTGATATCCCAAACAACCCTCCCTTCACACCAATGGACCTTTACAGCCTCTCACCTGGAGATGAATTTGACGGAGGCAAACacagtctgacagcagaaaTGCCAGACTCAGATTCAGGAATCTCTTCAAACACAAGTCCAAATGCTTGTTCACCTGCCAAGTCCGTATACGGTAATGGGTCCTTTCATTACAGTGATTCAGACATGGAGGAGATGGACCATAACCCTGGAAGTACAGAATCTGAGTACTCAGATATGTTCCCAATAAATCTCCAACTTGATGACCTTCTGCCAGCGGATTCTCTATCTACCCTAACAGGGCAGCCCCAAGATCGGCAGGAAAAGAAACCcaaacaacacaagacagaCCCAGCAGAGGAGAGTGGCCACAACAACGTTCCCTTCACCAAAGACAAGCATAAGAGGCGCTCAGACGTGCGTCTCTCCAGAGACGAGCAGAGGGCTAAGGCCCTCAAAATCCCCTTCACCGTAGACATGATTATCAATCTTCCTGTCGATGATTTCAATGAGCTGATGACAAAGCACCGACTGAATGAGGCCCAGCTGGCCCTGGTCCGAGACATACGCCGCCGCGGCAAAAACAAAGTAGCTGCCCAGAACTGCCGTAAACGGAAGATGGACAACATAGTGGGTCTGGAGGGCGAGCTGGACTCACTGAAGCAGGAAAGGGATCATCTACTGAGTGAGAAGAGCCAGAACACCACAAACCTGAGGGAAATGAAGCAGCAACTCAACAGCTTGTACCTGGAGGTCTTCAGCATGTTAAGAGACGAGAAGGGTAACTCCTACTCCCCATCCGACTACTCCCTTCAGCAGTCAACTAACGGCAGCATCTTCCTCGTTCCCCGCATTAAAAAGACTTTGACCAAGAGAAAAGACAATAATTTGCCTTCTGCATAA
- the hnrnpa3 gene encoding heterogeneous nuclear ribonucleoprotein A3 isoform X2, translating into MDRETKEPEQLRKLFIGGLSFETTEESLRAHFEQWGTLTDCVVMRDPNSKRSRGFGFVTYSSVREVDEAMKARPHKVDGRVVEPKRAVSREDSNKPGAHLTVKKIFVGGIKEDTEEYHIREYFEKYGKIECIDIMEERSTGKKRGFCFVSFDDHDTVDKIVAQKYHTINFHNCEVRKALSKQEMNAISSNRGRSGGSGNFMGRGGNYGGGGNFGRGGYGGGRGGYGDDFDNGPGGNYGGGPGYGGGRGGYGGGGPGYGNQGGGFGGNCDGGYGGSDGGYGGGGNYNDFGNYGGQQSNYGPMKGNNFGGRNSGGPYGGGYGSGGGGGGYGSRRY; encoded by the exons ATG GACCGTGAAACTAAAGAACCAGAGCAGCTCAGAAAGCTGTTTATTGGAGGTCTGAGTTTTGAAACCACGGAGGAGAGTTTACGGGCCCATTTTGAGCAATGGGGAACTCTAACGGACTGTGTG GTGATGAGGGACCCCAACAGCAAGCGTTCAAGAGGATTTGGCTTCGTAACATATTCTTCTGTAAGGGAAGTCGATGAGGCTATGAAAGCAAGGCCTCATAAGGTAGACGGCCGCGTTGTTGAACCCAAGAGGGCCGTATCCAGAGAG GACTCCAACAAACCAGGTGCCCATCTTACAGTGAAGAAGATCTTTGTTGGTGGTATTAAAGAGGACACGGAAGAGTACCACATCCGCGagtattttgagaaatatgGAAAGATAGAGTGCATTGACATCATGGAGGAACGCTCCACTGGAAAGAAGAGAGGATTCTGCTTTGTGTCCTTTGATGACCATGACACTGTAGACAAAATTGTTG ctcaGAAATACCACACAATCAACTTCCACAATTGCGAGGTCAGGAAAGCACTctcaaaacaggaaatgaatgccATATCCAGTAATAGGG GCAGGAGTGGAGGATCTGGAAACTTTATGGGAAGAGGTGGTAATTACGGAGGTGGTGGCAACTTTGGCCGAG GTGGCTATGGTGGAGGACGAGGTGGTTATGGCGATGATTTTGACAATG GTCCAGGAGGAAATTATGGAGGAGGACCGGGTTATGGAGGAGGTCGAGGCGGCTATGGAGGTGGTGGTCCAGGGTATGGCAACCAGGGTGGTGGGTTTGGTGGCAATTGCGATGGAGGTTATGGAGGCAGTGATGGAG GATATGGAGGTGGTGGAAATTACAATGACTTTGGAAATTATGGTGGACAGCAGTCTAACTATGGGCCCATGAAGGGAAACAACTTTGGTGGCAGAAACTCAGGGGGACCCTATGGCG GCGGCTACGGCTCTGGCGGCGGTGGAGGCGGCTATGGCTCACGGCGatattaa
- the hnrnpa3 gene encoding heterogeneous nuclear ribonucleoprotein A3 isoform X1: MEDRETKEPEQLRKLFIGGLSFETTEESLRAHFEQWGTLTDCVVMRDPNSKRSRGFGFVTYSSVREVDEAMKARPHKVDGRVVEPKRAVSREDSNKPGAHLTVKKIFVGGIKEDTEEYHIREYFEKYGKIECIDIMEERSTGKKRGFCFVSFDDHDTVDKIVAQKYHTINFHNCEVRKALSKQEMNAISSNRGRSGGSGNFMGRGGNYGGGGNFGRGGYGGGRGGYGDDFDNGPGGNYGGGPGYGGGRGGYGGGGPGYGNQGGGFGGNCDGGYGGSDGGYGGGGNYNDFGNYGGQQSNYGPMKGNNFGGRNSGGPYGGGYGSGGGGGGYGSRRY; the protein is encoded by the exons ATGGAG GACCGTGAAACTAAAGAACCAGAGCAGCTCAGAAAGCTGTTTATTGGAGGTCTGAGTTTTGAAACCACGGAGGAGAGTTTACGGGCCCATTTTGAGCAATGGGGAACTCTAACGGACTGTGTG GTGATGAGGGACCCCAACAGCAAGCGTTCAAGAGGATTTGGCTTCGTAACATATTCTTCTGTAAGGGAAGTCGATGAGGCTATGAAAGCAAGGCCTCATAAGGTAGACGGCCGCGTTGTTGAACCCAAGAGGGCCGTATCCAGAGAG GACTCCAACAAACCAGGTGCCCATCTTACAGTGAAGAAGATCTTTGTTGGTGGTATTAAAGAGGACACGGAAGAGTACCACATCCGCGagtattttgagaaatatgGAAAGATAGAGTGCATTGACATCATGGAGGAACGCTCCACTGGAAAGAAGAGAGGATTCTGCTTTGTGTCCTTTGATGACCATGACACTGTAGACAAAATTGTTG ctcaGAAATACCACACAATCAACTTCCACAATTGCGAGGTCAGGAAAGCACTctcaaaacaggaaatgaatgccATATCCAGTAATAGGG GCAGGAGTGGAGGATCTGGAAACTTTATGGGAAGAGGTGGTAATTACGGAGGTGGTGGCAACTTTGGCCGAG GTGGCTATGGTGGAGGACGAGGTGGTTATGGCGATGATTTTGACAATG GTCCAGGAGGAAATTATGGAGGAGGACCGGGTTATGGAGGAGGTCGAGGCGGCTATGGAGGTGGTGGTCCAGGGTATGGCAACCAGGGTGGTGGGTTTGGTGGCAATTGCGATGGAGGTTATGGAGGCAGTGATGGAG GATATGGAGGTGGTGGAAATTACAATGACTTTGGAAATTATGGTGGACAGCAGTCTAACTATGGGCCCATGAAGGGAAACAACTTTGGTGGCAGAAACTCAGGGGGACCCTATGGCG GCGGCTACGGCTCTGGCGGCGGTGGAGGCGGCTATGGCTCACGGCGatattaa